The following are from one region of the Amycolatopsis sp. QT-25 genome:
- a CDS encoding helix-turn-helix domain-containing protein: protein MLTLAALVEDAGLGLRVVVPGRDGALTGQVLWVHNTELPDPGPYVREHEVVLTNGLWLDRVAPAEFVARVVGAGAAGIIFGLRVEQRDTPPALAEACREAGLPLLEISVAVPFTAVTRAAAAIQATDRQNALMSLVRRGDELTSALSRGAGAAGVLAVLRREHELPLAVVDRMGRELASAGAELDAGQSRAAAEALAGRPPPLEADLGAGTRAALFPVGAIGDADAALLCLRPAADLTREERDALEQTARYLSLEVARHQAVQAIEMRFAVELLDMVLSGAQRVAEVPGRLRAFGVDPDGPLAVIALACAGDAATPHGMAEAVTDFLLADGLPAVVAAGSQDVVAVLPFRPGRQSPAAFAPRLAAAVSHRVDGGRVVVGLADPVSGAAGLRVPLSRSREACRVLRGRRGGPVAASFAELGSYRLLLESHDEQWQHTFADALLGPLREHDRVRDGDLETTLRAFLDHDGQWAATAAALYVHVNTLRNRLAKVTELTGRDVGRTADRVDLFLALEAAQSG, encoded by the coding sequence ATGCTGACCTTGGCGGCGCTGGTCGAAGACGCGGGTCTCGGACTGCGGGTGGTCGTCCCCGGCCGCGACGGGGCGCTGACCGGGCAGGTGTTGTGGGTGCACAACACCGAACTGCCCGATCCCGGACCGTACGTGCGCGAGCACGAGGTCGTGCTGACCAACGGCCTGTGGCTGGACCGCGTCGCCCCCGCGGAGTTCGTCGCGCGGGTGGTCGGCGCCGGAGCGGCGGGGATCATCTTCGGGCTGCGTGTGGAGCAACGCGACACCCCGCCGGCGCTCGCCGAGGCGTGCCGGGAAGCCGGGTTGCCGCTGCTGGAGATCTCGGTGGCGGTGCCGTTCACGGCGGTCACCCGCGCGGCGGCGGCGATCCAGGCCACGGATCGGCAGAACGCGTTGATGTCGCTGGTACGCCGAGGAGACGAACTCACCTCGGCGCTGTCGAGGGGTGCGGGCGCGGCCGGGGTGCTCGCGGTGCTCCGCCGTGAGCACGAACTGCCGTTGGCGGTGGTGGACCGGATGGGACGGGAACTCGCGTCCGCCGGTGCCGAACTGGACGCCGGGCAGTCGCGCGCCGCGGCGGAGGCCTTGGCCGGGCGTCCGCCGCCACTGGAGGCGGATCTCGGCGCGGGGACCCGGGCGGCGTTGTTCCCGGTGGGCGCGATCGGTGACGCGGACGCCGCCCTGCTGTGCCTGCGTCCCGCGGCCGACCTGACGCGCGAGGAGCGGGACGCGCTGGAGCAGACCGCTCGCTACCTCAGCCTGGAGGTGGCCCGGCATCAGGCGGTGCAGGCCATCGAGATGCGGTTCGCCGTCGAACTGCTGGACATGGTGCTCTCCGGCGCGCAACGCGTCGCGGAGGTGCCCGGCAGGTTGCGGGCGTTCGGGGTCGATCCGGACGGGCCGCTGGCGGTGATCGCGCTGGCGTGCGCGGGTGACGCCGCGACGCCGCACGGGATGGCGGAGGCCGTGACGGATTTCCTGCTGGCGGACGGGCTGCCCGCGGTCGTGGCGGCGGGCAGCCAAGACGTCGTCGCGGTGCTGCCGTTCCGGCCGGGGAGGCAGTCGCCCGCGGCGTTCGCGCCCCGGCTGGCGGCGGCGGTGTCACACCGGGTCGACGGCGGGCGCGTGGTCGTCGGGCTCGCCGATCCCGTGTCCGGCGCGGCGGGACTGCGCGTGCCGTTGTCGCGCAGCCGCGAAGCCTGCCGCGTGCTTCGCGGCAGGCGTGGCGGCCCGGTGGCGGCGAGTTTCGCGGAACTGGGCAGCTATCGGCTGCTGCTGGAATCGCACGACGAGCAGTGGCAGCACACCTTCGCCGACGCCTTGCTCGGCCCGCTGCGCGAGCACGATCGCGTCCGCGACGGCGACCTGGAGACGACCCTGCGGGCGTTTCTCGACCACGACGGCCAGTGGGCGGCCACCGCCGCGGCGCTGTACGTGCACGTCAACACCCTGCGCAACCGGCTGGCCAAGGTCACCGAGCTGACCGGTCGTGACGTCGGCCGGACCGCGGACCGGGTCGACCTGTTCCTGGCGCTGGAGGCGGCTCAATCCGGATAG
- a CDS encoding ATP-dependent Clp protease proteolytic subunit — MTDYEKQPLFDQRLRERFFSQRVLVLDGALDDDNGTVLTTQLLSLASEDPRKDIALWIHSPGGSVPSMLAIRDVMRLVPCDVATLALGLACSAGQFLLSAGTPGKRFALPHARILMHQGSAGIGGSAVEVEVQADDLRYTRDTVLGLIADDTGQPIDRIFADSLHDRWFTTGQAREYGFIDHIVESLDQVVPVRTHKLGLGTERGAGV; from the coding sequence ATGACCGACTACGAGAAACAGCCACTCTTCGACCAACGGCTCCGGGAACGGTTCTTCAGCCAGCGTGTGCTGGTCCTCGACGGCGCGCTCGACGACGACAACGGCACGGTCCTCACCACCCAGTTGCTGTCCTTGGCGAGCGAGGATCCCCGCAAGGACATCGCGTTGTGGATCCACTCGCCGGGCGGTTCGGTCCCCTCGATGCTGGCCATCCGCGACGTGATGCGGCTCGTGCCGTGCGACGTCGCCACCCTCGCGCTGGGGCTGGCGTGCAGTGCCGGGCAGTTCCTGCTTTCCGCGGGCACCCCTGGCAAACGGTTCGCCCTGCCGCACGCGCGGATCCTGATGCACCAGGGTTCGGCGGGCATCGGCGGTTCGGCCGTCGAGGTGGAAGTGCAGGCGGACGATCTGCGCTACACGCGGGACACGGTGCTCGGCCTCATCGCCGACGACACCGGGCAGCCCATCGACCGGATCTTCGCCGATTCGCTCCACGATCGCTGGTTCACCACCGGGCAGGCACGCGAATACGGCTTCATCGACCACATCGTCGAGAGCCTCGACCAAGTCGTCCCCGTCCGCACGCACAAACTCGGCCTCGGCACGGAAAGGGGTGCGGGCGTATGA
- a CDS encoding helix-turn-helix transcriptional regulator, which produces MADILPFQPKRSEPEPLWRDVLGKNLRAAREEQGGRLVDVAERAGISPQYLSEIERGRKEPSSEMIAAVTGALGIDLADLLFGIAGTISRGGSTGLAVGRRPRGPVLMAA; this is translated from the coding sequence ATGGCGGACATCCTCCCTTTCCAGCCGAAGCGTTCCGAACCGGAGCCGTTGTGGCGTGACGTACTGGGCAAGAACCTGCGCGCCGCGCGTGAGGAACAGGGCGGCCGCCTCGTCGACGTCGCGGAACGCGCCGGGATCTCCCCGCAGTACCTCTCCGAGATCGAGCGCGGCCGCAAGGAACCGTCCAGCGAGATGATCGCCGCGGTCACCGGCGCGCTCGGGATCGACCTGGCGGACCTCCTCTTCGGTATCGCGGGCACGATCAGCCGGGGCGGCAGCACGGGCCTCGCGGTCGGCCGCCGCCCGCGAGGGCCGGTACTCATGGCCGCGTAG
- a CDS encoding ATP-dependent Clp protease proteolytic subunit yields MSTYTIPNVISRSPAGERIMDVYSHLLSERIIYLGTAIDSGVANALITQLLYLEADNPEQEINLYINTEGGDPSAMLALYDTMRFIKAPVATTCVGQAVAAGAILLAAGEAGHRFVLPHTRVVLHQPAAQGRGTIPDLILQADEVVRVRTQLEEILSAHTGRAVSDLRHDTDRDRVFDAAGAVAYGLADRVLDERA; encoded by the coding sequence ATGAGCACCTACACCATCCCCAACGTCATCTCCCGCAGTCCCGCCGGCGAGCGGATCATGGACGTCTACTCGCATCTGCTGTCGGAGCGGATCATCTATCTCGGCACCGCGATCGACTCCGGCGTGGCGAACGCCCTGATCACGCAACTGCTGTATCTGGAGGCGGACAACCCGGAGCAGGAGATCAACCTCTACATCAACACCGAGGGCGGCGACCCGTCGGCGATGCTCGCGCTGTACGACACGATGCGCTTCATCAAGGCACCGGTGGCGACGACCTGCGTCGGCCAGGCCGTGGCGGCGGGCGCGATCCTGCTGGCGGCGGGCGAGGCGGGGCACCGGTTCGTGCTGCCCCACACCCGGGTGGTGCTGCACCAGCCCGCCGCGCAGGGCCGCGGCACCATCCCGGACCTCATCCTGCAGGCCGACGAGGTCGTGCGGGTGCGGACGCAGTTGGAGGAGATCCTTTCCGCGCACACCGGCCGGGCCGTCTCGGATCTCCGGCACGACACCGACCGGGACCGCGTGTTCGACGCGGCCGGTGCCGTCGCCTACGGACTCGCGGACCGCGTGCTCGACGAACGCGCATAG
- a CDS encoding CsbD family protein, with product MNDKAENKAEELKGKAKEAVGNATDNEQWQTEGKAEQGKANVKQAGEKIKDAIKGVRD from the coding sequence ATGAACGACAAGGCCGAGAACAAGGCGGAAGAGCTCAAGGGCAAGGCCAAGGAGGCCGTGGGGAACGCCACGGACAACGAGCAGTGGCAGACCGAAGGCAAGGCCGAGCAGGGCAAGGCCAACGTCAAGCAGGCCGGCGAGAAGATCAAGGACGCCATCAAGGGCGTCCGCGACTGA